A stretch of Treponema vincentii F0403 DNA encodes these proteins:
- the murJ gene encoding murein biosynthesis integral membrane protein MurJ, protein MKRTSSLLKSGISLSVLTLVSRILGLIREMTKSAFLGTGPLADAFTVAFMIPNLLRRIFAENSMTVAFIPTFQTYLEEEKRNAPGAKAAMKEFLSATFTMLSFAVTGTVIIGILCSGLIVALFFPKISDVSATVLLTRIMFPYLLLISIAAFFQGILNGVRIFLPTGITPILFNLSVIGCTFALAKPCGNPALAMAIGVVLGGSFQMLFQLPFVLRAGFSFKLIPFLRCVQNAGARKILRLIVPTLIGTAVYQINDLVSTALATYAGVGVAASLQYSIRLQELILGIFAVSVGTVILPDLSAHAVNKQWDVFQKLLLNAAKIIALVTVPATVFLLCSGEHIIILVYKSRRFTDESVRLTLQAFQWHIAGLFFIALNRILTSAFYAQSDTKRPTVAGIVCFGINIVLAAALAGFMQGGGIALALTLASAVNTGLLLWFLTKSDPIDVRTLLVSAAGFTAKMLIFSVIAAAPLYFFGTRLYAPLAEYPRIIAQGLPLFISAALFTLIILTLLLVTGDSLVKTVVQKIRRR, encoded by the coding sequence ATGAAACGAACATCATCTTTACTGAAAAGCGGTATTAGCCTATCCGTATTGACCCTCGTGTCGCGGATTTTGGGGCTGATACGGGAAATGACGAAATCGGCCTTTCTCGGCACCGGCCCCCTTGCGGACGCCTTTACCGTTGCGTTTATGATTCCCAACCTCTTGAGACGTATCTTTGCCGAAAACAGCATGACTGTTGCGTTTATTCCCACCTTTCAGACCTATCTGGAGGAAGAAAAGCGCAATGCTCCTGGCGCAAAAGCTGCAATGAAGGAATTCCTTTCCGCAACATTCACCATGCTGTCTTTTGCCGTAACGGGAACCGTTATCATCGGTATTCTGTGCAGCGGTTTGATTGTTGCGCTGTTCTTTCCGAAAATCAGCGACGTTTCCGCAACGGTTCTTTTAACGCGGATTATGTTTCCGTATTTGCTGCTGATCTCCATCGCAGCGTTCTTTCAGGGGATATTAAACGGCGTCCGTATCTTCTTGCCGACGGGAATTACGCCGATTTTATTCAACTTATCCGTTATCGGCTGCACCTTTGCACTTGCAAAACCGTGCGGGAATCCGGCACTTGCGATGGCAATCGGCGTGGTACTCGGCGGTTCCTTTCAGATGCTGTTCCAGCTTCCTTTCGTACTGCGCGCGGGTTTTTCATTTAAGCTCATTCCGTTCCTCCGCTGTGTGCAGAACGCCGGAGCCCGGAAGATACTGCGGCTGATTGTGCCGACTCTCATCGGTACGGCGGTGTATCAGATTAACGACCTTGTTTCGACGGCGCTTGCAACGTATGCAGGGGTAGGAGTCGCGGCGAGTCTACAGTATTCAATCCGCTTGCAAGAGCTGATCCTCGGTATCTTTGCCGTTTCGGTCGGCACGGTTATTTTGCCCGACCTATCCGCCCATGCGGTTAATAAGCAATGGGATGTGTTCCAAAAACTCCTACTCAACGCCGCGAAGATTATTGCACTCGTAACCGTACCCGCAACGGTGTTTCTACTCTGTTCGGGGGAACATATCATCATCTTGGTGTATAAGAGCCGCCGTTTCACCGACGAATCCGTCCGGCTGACCTTACAGGCCTTTCAGTGGCATATCGCGGGGCTGTTCTTTATCGCACTAAACAGGATTTTAACTTCCGCTTTTTATGCGCAAAGCGATACCAAACGCCCCACAGTTGCAGGCATTGTGTGTTTCGGAATTAATATCGTGCTTGCGGCGGCTCTGGCAGGCTTTATGCAAGGCGGCGGCATTGCGCTAGCGCTGACTCTCGCAAGCGCCGTTAACACCGGCCTTCTTTTGTGGTTTCTGACTAAAAGCGATCCAATCGATGTACGGACCCTGCTTGTGTCGGCCGCAGGCTTTACCGCTAAAATGCTGATTTTTTCGGTGATTGCCGCTGCTCCGCTCTACTTTTTCGGCACACGCCTCTACGCCCCGTTAGCAGAATATCCCCGCATCATCGCACAGGGACTGCCGCTTTTTATCAGCGCCGCGCTTTTTACGCTCATTATTTTGACGCTGCTTCTCGTAACGGGAGATTCTCTGGTAAAGACTGTTGTACAAAAAATACGGCGACGGTAG
- a CDS encoding phenylalanine--tRNA ligase subunit alpha — MDIQSVLKNLHPLEIKVLKNFKIGEGLYAKKLQEVLQYKEGHANQAFSWLKLKDLVKEKTRKTTVVYELTELGKDYAKNGLPAERIILLLKEAGPLKLPEIAQKLGLQNKDVGSSFGELSKAGCAAMNDEKKAVYVKEPDDKSFLLKKALLLRAAEAADSRLPEDSLTEDEKVCIADIAKKRGAADSAFKIIERDEIVYAFTDMVAAVQKALNAAGITGDETGQLTSESLKTGAWKTQTFRSYNIQLPPARVIPGRTNPYVDFLEGVKDKLTSLGFEEFDGPLVETDFWNSDALFMPQFHAARDIHDVYYLKHPTHAKSIEEPFLSRVAEIHETGGDSGSRGWNYHFDRDFTRQLLLRSQGTVLSAHQLAKAKIPGKYFGIARCFRYDKVDATHLSDFYQTEGIVLGEQVNLRTLLGILKMFAVEIAGATEVKYVGGYFPFTEPSIEVHIKHPVLGWFELGGSGIFRPEVTKAMGIDVPVLAWGIGIDRMALMALGLNDLRELFSTDIEGVRLRR, encoded by the coding sequence ATGGATATTCAATCGGTATTAAAAAATCTGCACCCGCTGGAAATCAAGGTATTAAAAAACTTTAAGATAGGCGAAGGATTATATGCAAAAAAACTGCAAGAGGTTTTGCAATATAAAGAAGGTCATGCAAATCAGGCTTTTTCGTGGCTCAAACTCAAGGATCTGGTAAAAGAAAAGACCCGGAAAACAACGGTTGTCTACGAACTGACGGAGCTAGGCAAGGACTATGCCAAGAACGGGCTGCCTGCCGAACGGATTATCCTATTACTGAAAGAGGCGGGACCGCTCAAGCTACCGGAAATTGCGCAAAAGCTCGGTTTACAGAATAAAGATGTCGGTTCTTCCTTCGGAGAACTTTCCAAGGCAGGCTGCGCCGCGATGAATGATGAAAAAAAAGCGGTATATGTAAAAGAGCCGGACGATAAAAGCTTTCTATTGAAGAAAGCGCTGCTGCTGCGTGCTGCGGAGGCGGCAGACAGTCGATTGCCTGAAGACTCCTTAACGGAAGATGAGAAGGTGTGCATTGCCGATATTGCCAAAAAGCGCGGGGCGGCAGATTCCGCATTTAAGATTATTGAGCGGGACGAGATTGTCTACGCTTTTACGGATATGGTTGCCGCAGTACAGAAAGCACTGAATGCGGCGGGTATTACCGGCGATGAAACAGGGCAGCTGACTTCCGAAAGCCTGAAAACGGGCGCATGGAAAACGCAAACCTTCCGCAGCTACAATATCCAGCTGCCGCCCGCACGCGTTATCCCCGGTAGGACAAACCCCTATGTCGATTTTTTGGAGGGCGTTAAGGATAAGCTTACCTCGCTCGGCTTTGAGGAGTTTGACGGGCCGCTGGTCGAAACGGATTTTTGGAACTCGGATGCGCTCTTTATGCCGCAGTTCCATGCCGCCCGGGACATTCACGATGTGTATTACTTAAAGCATCCCACGCACGCAAAATCAATCGAGGAACCGTTCCTTTCCCGCGTTGCGGAAATTCACGAAACGGGCGGGGACAGCGGAAGCCGCGGATGGAACTATCATTTTGACCGCGACTTTACCCGTCAGCTGTTACTGCGCAGCCAAGGTACGGTGCTTTCGGCTCATCAGCTGGCAAAGGCAAAAATTCCGGGCAAATACTTTGGGATTGCACGCTGCTTCCGCTACGATAAAGTCGACGCAACGCACCTTTCCGACTTTTACCAAACCGAAGGAATTGTACTCGGCGAACAGGTCAACTTGCGGACGCTGCTCGGCATCCTCAAGATGTTTGCTGTTGAAATTGCCGGAGCTACCGAAGTAAAGTATGTCGGCGGGTACTTCCCCTTTACGGAGCCTTCGATAGAGGTGCATATCAAGCATCCGGTGCTCGGCTGGTTTGAGCTGGGCGGCTCCGGCATCTTCCGGCCCGAAGTTACCAAGGCAATGGGTATCGATGTTCCCGTGCTCGCATGGGGTATCGGCATTGACCGCATGGCGCTGATGGCGTTGGGCTTGAATGATCTACGCGAATTGTTCAGTACCGATATCGAAGGCGTCCGGCTCCGCCGCTAG
- a CDS encoding glycine/betaine/sarcosine/D-proline family reductase selenoprotein B yields the protein MKKIVHYINQFFAGKGGEDTADYKIEVIDGNAGPGMGIQAALGDGGKIVKTIICGDNYFNDHTDGCTAFIKDVLKKNEADLLIAGPGFNAGRYGMACGGAAKAAAALGIPAVSGLYEENPGYDVFKAFMYTVKTKNSAADMRHAVPAIAAVVKKVLNGEAINLAADGLLPRGIRQNYFAKERGAKRAVDMLVQKLKGEAFVTEYPMPVFDRVPPHAPIADISKAVIALVTSGGVVPKGNPDHIEASSASHYGEYSIAGLSELTSENSETAHGGYDPTYCNANPNRVLPVDVLRDMEREHKIGKLYDLYYTTVGNGTSVANAKRFASEIAGKLVNAGVQAVILTSTUGTCTRCGATMVKEIEKVLPVVHIATVVPISKTVGANRIVPAVAIPHPLGNPTMNAKDEKELRRALVEKALKALQTPITEQTVF from the coding sequence ATGAAAAAGATTGTACATTATATCAACCAATTCTTTGCCGGAAAGGGCGGAGAAGACACAGCCGATTACAAAATTGAAGTAATCGACGGAAATGCCGGACCCGGTATGGGTATTCAGGCTGCGCTCGGCGATGGAGGAAAAATCGTTAAGACGATTATCTGCGGTGATAACTATTTTAACGACCACACCGATGGGTGCACGGCTTTCATTAAAGATGTTTTGAAGAAAAACGAAGCGGATTTGCTGATTGCCGGCCCCGGTTTTAACGCCGGCCGTTACGGTATGGCGTGCGGCGGCGCTGCAAAAGCTGCTGCTGCGCTTGGCATTCCTGCCGTCTCCGGTTTATATGAAGAAAACCCCGGCTACGATGTATTCAAAGCCTTTATGTATACCGTCAAAACGAAAAACTCTGCTGCCGATATGCGCCATGCGGTACCTGCAATCGCAGCTGTTGTAAAGAAAGTATTAAACGGCGAAGCAATCAACCTTGCCGCCGACGGTTTACTACCGCGCGGTATCCGCCAAAACTACTTTGCAAAAGAACGCGGAGCAAAACGTGCGGTTGATATGCTCGTGCAAAAACTCAAAGGTGAAGCGTTCGTTACCGAGTATCCGATGCCGGTGTTCGACCGTGTTCCACCCCATGCACCCATTGCCGATATTTCCAAGGCGGTTATCGCATTGGTTACCTCAGGCGGTGTTGTTCCGAAAGGCAACCCCGATCACATCGAAGCGTCTTCCGCTTCTCACTACGGTGAATATTCCATTGCGGGACTTTCAGAACTGACTTCCGAAAACAGCGAAACGGCGCACGGCGGTTATGATCCCACCTACTGTAATGCAAACCCCAACCGTGTTTTACCGGTTGACGTACTGCGCGATATGGAACGCGAGCACAAAATCGGAAAGCTGTATGATCTGTATTACACAACGGTCGGTAACGGCACCAGCGTTGCCAATGCAAAGCGTTTTGCATCCGAAATTGCCGGTAAGCTTGTAAACGCCGGAGTGCAGGCGGTCATTCTTACCTCTACGTGAGGCACCTGTACTCGTTGCGGTGCAACGATGGTTAAAGAAATTGAAAAAGTTTTGCCGGTTGTGCATATTGCAACCGTTGTCCCGATTTCAAAAACAGTAGGAGCGAACAGAATTGTACCGGCGGTAGCAATTCCCCACCCGCTCGGAAACCCCACGATGAACGCAAAGGACGAAAAAGAATTACGCCGTGCGCTTGTCGAAAAAGCCTTAAAAGCCTTACAAACACCCATCACGGAACAGACTGTTTTCTAA
- a CDS encoding glycine/sarcosine/betaine reductase component B subunit, translating into MKLELGIIPIHEMRFAGKTAIKGTCLEIDKDELISLIKEDPLITDVSLTIAKPGDKTRIISVKDVIEPRCKIEGSGVCFPGFFTGEEDTVGSGKTAVLRGAAVVTTGTVVGFQEGIIDMSGPGAEYTPFSRTVNLVVKGTVKDDTTRAVKEKSLRLMGLKTARYLGNAAKSVAPAETEVYETLNPIEQAKQYPNLPKVGYVYALQSQGLLHDTYYYGIDVKQIVPTIMYPTEAMDGAVVSGNCVSACDKNPTYVHQNSPVIHELYKRHGKDYNFIGVIVTNENVTLADKERSSSLTARLAEQLDLDAVIISEEGFGNPDADLMMNCRKIAAKGIKTVLLTDEYAGQDGASQSLADAHPSADAVVSNGNANQVIKLPKMDLVIGDPQQANVIAGAWDGSLHEDGSIEAELQVITGATNELGFWNLSACGL; encoded by the coding sequence ATGAAGCTTGAACTGGGGATTATTCCTATTCATGAGATGCGGTTTGCCGGAAAAACTGCTATCAAAGGGACTTGTCTCGAAATCGACAAAGATGAGCTTATCTCTCTTATTAAGGAAGATCCGCTTATTACCGATGTTTCGTTGACAATCGCAAAGCCGGGCGATAAAACCCGCATTATTTCCGTTAAAGATGTAATTGAACCGCGCTGTAAAATCGAAGGAAGCGGCGTGTGCTTCCCGGGATTTTTTACCGGTGAGGAAGACACGGTCGGTTCCGGTAAAACTGCCGTACTCCGCGGTGCAGCAGTGGTAACCACCGGTACGGTTGTCGGATTTCAGGAGGGTATCATCGATATGAGCGGCCCCGGCGCAGAATATACGCCGTTCTCCCGCACCGTCAACCTTGTGGTAAAGGGTACCGTTAAAGACGACACGACGCGTGCCGTTAAAGAAAAATCACTCCGTTTGATGGGGCTTAAAACCGCCCGCTATTTAGGTAATGCAGCAAAGTCGGTTGCTCCGGCGGAAACGGAAGTCTACGAGACTTTAAACCCGATCGAGCAAGCCAAGCAGTATCCCAATTTGCCGAAAGTCGGCTATGTGTACGCACTCCAGAGTCAGGGACTGCTGCACGACACCTACTACTACGGAATCGATGTTAAGCAGATTGTTCCTACCATTATGTACCCGACGGAAGCAATGGACGGTGCAGTGGTAAGCGGTAACTGTGTTTCCGCCTGCGACAAAAATCCGACGTATGTGCATCAGAACAGCCCCGTTATCCATGAGCTGTATAAGCGGCACGGAAAAGATTACAACTTTATCGGTGTTATCGTAACCAATGAGAACGTAACGCTGGCGGATAAAGAGCGATCTTCTTCTCTGACTGCGCGGCTTGCCGAACAGCTTGATCTTGATGCGGTTATTATCTCCGAGGAAGGTTTCGGTAACCCCGACGCCGACTTGATGATGAACTGCCGTAAGATTGCAGCCAAGGGTATTAAAACCGTATTGCTGACTGACGAATATGCAGGTCAGGACGGCGCCAGCCAGTCGCTTGCAGATGCCCATCCTTCCGCAGATGCCGTTGTCTCGAACGGGAACGCTAATCAGGTTATCAAGCTTCCTAAGATGGACTTGGTTATCGGCGATCCTCAACAGGCAAATGTTATTGCGGGCGCATGGGACGGCAGCTTACACGAAGACGGCAGTATCGAAGCGGAATTACAGGTTATCACCGGCGCAACCAATGAGCTGGGCTTCTGGAATTTATCCGCATGCGGACTATAA
- a CDS encoding threonine/serine exporter family protein yields the protein MPIYVHTVLAFISCLGFGILFNVQKRTLLLAAVNGAIGWTILLSLDIPQVSYIFANLFAALVVGLLAELFAIIQKTPATAFIVIGVIPLVPGFRMYRSMLFFVRGDLDKGIAEGVHSCFMAVAIAVGIILATSIVRMIRHPIKEYIRRKR from the coding sequence ATGCCGATTTATGTGCATACCGTACTCGCTTTTATTAGCTGTCTCGGCTTCGGCATCCTCTTTAATGTTCAAAAACGGACATTGCTGCTTGCTGCTGTAAACGGTGCAATCGGCTGGACCATCCTATTAAGCCTTGATATACCTCAAGTCAGTTATATTTTTGCAAACCTGTTTGCCGCTCTTGTAGTTGGCCTTCTTGCAGAACTCTTTGCCATTATCCAAAAAACACCCGCAACCGCTTTTATCGTTATCGGAGTCATTCCGTTAGTGCCCGGATTTCGTATGTACCGCTCAATGCTGTTCTTTGTACGGGGGGATCTGGATAAGGGCATTGCCGAAGGCGTTCATTCATGTTTTATGGCGGTTGCGATAGCTGTCGGCATTATCCTTGCCACCTCTATTGTCCGCATGATCCGCCATCCCATCAAAGAATATATAAGAAGAAAAAGATAA
- a CDS encoding threonine/serine exporter family protein encodes MQIALYAGELLIRNGAEMYRAEETIMRISEAGGIHDITPFVTPTILFIANGDGENVLYTRNIKKRSNNIAKITLVSDFSRKFETGHIDISEAMDCLRQIDEYKGYPYRFLLFATGIGCGVFAVLVGGKFGDFVAAFFASYIAVFISDKIMARSRTVFTGNFVASMFVGVISILSFEIKLVDNLDNIIVGAALALVPGVAFTAGIRDFISGDLLSGIARIGEAVLVAIAIAFGVGSILMLYSILGGL; translated from the coding sequence ATGCAGATAGCGCTCTATGCCGGAGAGCTTCTTATTCGGAACGGAGCGGAAATGTACCGTGCCGAAGAAACGATTATGCGGATAAGTGAAGCGGGCGGTATACATGACATCACCCCTTTTGTAACCCCCACAATTCTCTTTATCGCAAACGGCGACGGCGAAAACGTCCTTTATACAAGAAATATCAAGAAGCGAAGCAACAATATCGCTAAAATTACATTGGTAAGCGATTTTTCGCGTAAATTTGAAACCGGACATATCGATATATCCGAGGCAATGGATTGCTTGCGGCAAATCGATGAATACAAGGGATATCCCTACCGCTTCCTTTTATTTGCAACGGGGATCGGGTGCGGTGTTTTTGCGGTATTAGTAGGTGGAAAATTCGGAGACTTTGTTGCGGCATTTTTCGCTTCATATATTGCCGTGTTTATCAGTGATAAGATAATGGCACGTTCCCGCACCGTTTTTACGGGCAACTTTGTCGCCAGTATGTTTGTCGGCGTTATTTCCATCCTATCCTTCGAAATTAAGTTAGTTGACAATTTGGACAATATCATTGTAGGCGCTGCACTCGCGCTTGTCCCCGGAGTTGCATTTACTGCAGGAATTAGGGATTTTATTTCGGGTGATTTGCTCTCCGGTATTGCACGTATCGGAGAGGCCGTGCTGGTTGCAATCGCTATTGCATTTGGAGTCGGCAGTATCTTAATGCTCTATTCAATTTTAGGGGGGCTTTAA
- a CDS encoding Smr/MutS family protein has translation MNFEEILNQWETQTQHPYGKKRIRKEAKGPMAIAYTIENTQTLNPMDYWVRRYGVYDKDADNSENISFLDNLAEKRRLRAMRPQAEIDLHGMTLEEAYGALVTFFEDAVRREYQKVLIIHGKGNHSQNGPVLSRFVQKFLETNAHAGETGHPKGRDGGTGSTWVILKYPQ, from the coding sequence ATGAATTTTGAAGAGATTCTGAATCAATGGGAAACGCAAACACAACATCCTTATGGCAAGAAGCGGATACGCAAAGAGGCGAAAGGTCCGATGGCGATCGCATATACCATTGAAAATACTCAAACGCTAAACCCGATGGATTATTGGGTACGACGTTACGGAGTCTATGATAAGGATGCTGATAATTCCGAAAATATTTCTTTTCTTGATAATCTGGCCGAAAAACGCCGCTTACGGGCAATGCGTCCGCAGGCAGAAATTGATTTGCACGGTATGACGCTTGAAGAAGCCTACGGAGCGCTGGTTACCTTTTTTGAAGATGCCGTGCGCAGAGAGTACCAAAAAGTTCTCATTATACACGGTAAGGGGAACCATTCTCAAAACGGTCCGGTACTGTCGCGGTTTGTACAAAAATTTCTGGAAACAAATGCCCATGCAGGCGAAACCGGACATCCCAAAGGACGCGACGGGGGCACCGGATCAACGTGGGTGATATTGAAATATCCGCAATAG